A genomic window from Micromonospora violae includes:
- a CDS encoding FecCD family ABC transporter permease gives MTTLATRPTLARNRSGTRTGRRVAVTVGAALVLLLTVLASFALGSRQLGVDQVWHALVAPDGGEASTIVRELRMPRTALGLAVGLALAVAGVLFQALTRNPLAEPRILGISAGASFGVVLAISVFGVGTLAGYVWFGIAGALIAGLLVFAIATRARDGASPVTLALVGAALDASLASGVYALLSIDARTFEEYRFWVVGGLAGRDLSVAAQVLPFVLAGLVLAALVARGLDALALGDDVARGLGHRIGLVRLGGGLAAVLLTGAAVAAAGPVAFVGLAVPHLARALVGADHRWTLAVSALLGPALLLAADIVGRLVAPPGEIPAGIVTALIGAPLLAVLIRRARVVTA, from the coding sequence GTGACCACCCTCGCCACCCGGCCGACCCTGGCCCGCAACCGGTCCGGCACCCGCACCGGCCGCCGGGTGGCCGTCACCGTCGGGGCCGCGCTCGTGCTGCTGCTCACCGTGCTGGCCAGCTTCGCCCTCGGCAGCCGACAACTCGGCGTCGACCAGGTCTGGCACGCGCTCGTCGCCCCGGACGGCGGCGAGGCCAGCACCATCGTCCGTGAGCTGCGGATGCCCCGGACCGCGCTCGGTCTCGCGGTCGGGCTCGCGCTCGCCGTCGCGGGGGTGCTGTTCCAGGCGCTCACCCGCAACCCCCTCGCCGAGCCGCGCATCCTCGGCATCAGCGCGGGCGCGTCGTTCGGGGTGGTGCTCGCGATCTCCGTCTTCGGCGTCGGCACGCTCGCCGGGTACGTGTGGTTCGGCATCGCCGGAGCCCTGATCGCCGGGCTGCTGGTCTTCGCCATCGCCACCCGCGCCCGCGACGGCGCCAGCCCGGTCACCCTCGCGCTGGTCGGCGCGGCGCTCGACGCCAGCCTGGCCTCCGGGGTGTACGCGCTGCTCAGCATCGACGCCCGCACCTTCGAGGAGTACCGCTTCTGGGTGGTCGGCGGGCTGGCCGGCCGGGACCTGTCGGTCGCCGCGCAGGTGCTGCCCTTCGTGCTCGCCGGGCTGGTGCTGGCCGCCCTGGTGGCCCGGGGCCTGGACGCGCTGGCCCTCGGCGACGACGTGGCCCGTGGCCTCGGCCACCGGATCGGCCTGGTCCGCCTCGGTGGTGGCCTCGCCGCCGTGCTGTTGACCGGCGCCGCGGTGGCCGCCGCCGGCCCGGTCGCGTTCGTCGGGCTGGCCGTGCCGCACCTCGCGCGCGCCCTGGTCGGCGCGGACCACCGCTGGACCCTCGCGGTCTCCGCCCTGCTCGGGCCGGCGCTGCTGCTCGCCGCCGACATCGTCGGTCGGCTCGTCGCCCCGCCCGGCGAGATACCGGCCGGGATCGTCACCGCGCTGATCGGTGCGCCACTGCTGGCCGTGCTGATCCGCCGCGCCCGGGTGGTGACCGCGTGA
- a CDS encoding ABC transporter substrate-binding protein, giving the protein MRRLVAALAAAAALGVGLTACGESDPVAGSATGETREITHAMGTTKVPAEPKRVVVLDTDKIDTALSLGVTPVGAATAGEAKSWPTYFGADKLAGIKEVGVLTEPDLEAINALKPDLILGSKFRQEKFYDELAAIAPTVFTDKVGITWKENFLLDGKALGHEQQAKDLLATYEKRAKDFGATLGDAAARKVSIVRFLPGNIRVYGPDSFSGIVIGDTGLGRPERQLLANKEDKRFDLVSPERISEVDGDVIFVTAYGDKAAAEQSKVVGGTLWKGLGAVKAGRAYPVADEVWMTGIGVGAANKILDDLAKYLPAA; this is encoded by the coding sequence ATGCGTCGTCTCGTCGCCGCTCTCGCCGCGGCCGCCGCCCTCGGCGTCGGACTCACCGCCTGCGGTGAGAGCGACCCGGTCGCCGGCTCCGCCACCGGGGAGACCCGGGAGATCACCCACGCCATGGGCACCACCAAGGTCCCGGCCGAGCCGAAGCGCGTCGTCGTGCTCGACACCGACAAGATCGACACGGCGCTCTCGCTGGGCGTCACGCCGGTCGGCGCCGCCACCGCCGGTGAGGCCAAGAGCTGGCCGACGTACTTCGGCGCGGACAAGCTCGCCGGCATCAAGGAGGTCGGGGTGCTCACCGAGCCCGACCTGGAGGCGATCAACGCGCTGAAGCCGGACCTCATCCTCGGCAGCAAGTTCCGCCAGGAGAAGTTCTACGACGAGTTGGCCGCCATCGCGCCGACGGTGTTCACCGACAAGGTGGGCATCACCTGGAAGGAGAACTTCCTCCTCGACGGCAAGGCGCTCGGCCACGAGCAGCAGGCCAAGGATCTGCTCGCCACGTACGAGAAGCGGGCCAAGGACTTCGGCGCGACGCTCGGTGACGCCGCCGCGCGCAAGGTGTCGATCGTGCGGTTCCTGCCCGGCAACATCCGGGTGTACGGCCCGGACTCGTTCTCCGGCATCGTCATCGGCGACACCGGCCTGGGCCGCCCCGAGCGGCAGCTGCTGGCCAACAAGGAGGACAAGCGCTTCGACCTGGTCAGCCCCGAGCGGATCAGCGAGGTCGACGGTGACGTCATCTTCGTGACCGCGTACGGCGACAAGGCCGCCGCCGAGCAGTCCAAGGTGGTCGGCGGGACCCTCTGGAAGGGCCTCGGCGCGGTCAAGGCCGGTCGGGCGTACCCGGTCGCCGACGAGGTCTGGATGACCGGCATCGGCGTCGGCGCCGCCAACAAGATCCTCGACGATCTGGCCAAGTACCTCCCGGCCGCCTGA
- a CDS encoding YciI family protein, whose protein sequence is MRFDQHTVVLLIRPADPPELPQDAIDRLQETHLAHQAGLVQQGLVLAAGPFLHPDDEQLRGFAVLSIAPDEARELYHNDPAVRAGQLVARVMSWLVPEGNLRFEGVPMPQSMLAAASGD, encoded by the coding sequence ATGCGATTCGACCAGCACACGGTCGTCCTCCTGATCCGACCGGCGGATCCGCCGGAGCTGCCGCAGGACGCCATCGACCGGTTGCAGGAGACGCACCTGGCCCACCAGGCCGGCCTCGTGCAGCAGGGGCTGGTGCTCGCGGCCGGGCCGTTCCTGCACCCCGACGACGAGCAGTTGCGGGGCTTCGCCGTGCTCTCCATCGCCCCGGACGAGGCCCGAGAGCTCTATCACAACGACCCGGCGGTGCGCGCCGGGCAGCTGGTCGCACGGGTGATGAGCTGGCTGGTGCCGGAGGGCAACCTACGGTTCGAGGGCGTGCCGATGCCGCAGTCGATGCTGGCGGCGGCATCCGGGGACTGA
- a CDS encoding cytidine deaminase family protein: MEMRDTDRALVQAATAVAKLRCRSPHHTVASAARTTDGRVFTGVNVQHASGGACAELVVIGTAATQGVTALETIVTVADRGREVSVPCGDCRQVLHDHFPALRVIVGPVDDLRVVPLAELPAEAERGTAG; this comes from the coding sequence ATGGAGATGCGGGACACCGACCGCGCGCTGGTGCAGGCCGCGACGGCGGTCGCGAAGCTGCGCTGCCGCAGCCCGCACCACACGGTCGCCTCGGCGGCCCGGACCACGGACGGTCGGGTCTTCACCGGCGTGAACGTCCAGCACGCCAGCGGGGGGGCCTGCGCCGAGCTGGTCGTGATCGGCACGGCCGCCACGCAGGGCGTCACCGCGTTGGAGACGATCGTCACGGTCGCCGACCGGGGCCGCGAGGTCAGCGTGCCGTGCGGCGACTGTCGGCAGGTGCTGCACGACCATTTTCCGGCGCTGCGGGTGATCGTCGGCCCGGTGGACGACCTGCGGGTGGTCCCGCTCGCGGAGCTGCCGGCTGAGGCTGAGCGCGGCACGGCCGGCTGA
- a CDS encoding FecCD family ABC transporter permease, whose amino-acid sequence MTTTQRPSGPLDAADLAGTASTGAGARLSGRSLLRIGPVSLLIRRRAVLVAAVLTVLLLLAVVLSLSLGTPYVAPADVVRALSGAGTPYDLVVLDLRLPRVVLAAVAGAAFGVAGTLIQSVARNPLASPDVIGITQGAGLAATVALTSGMAAVLVAPTALVGGLLAAVLLFALGARHGLAAQRFVLAGVAVAFGFRALTEVVMLTADPIDGLRAQIWLIGTLAGKGWTEATWIAGTLLVLLPVLAWAGWALNSTALDDDTARGVGLRPVARRIGLAGTGVLVAAMVTAQVGAVDFVALVAPQVARRLVRAERPPLVCAALLGALLLVLADLAGRRLFAPTQLPAGVLTAAIGGPYLIFLLLRGRRRSS is encoded by the coding sequence GTGACCACCACCCAGCGTCCGTCGGGCCCGCTCGACGCCGCCGACCTCGCCGGCACCGCGTCCACCGGCGCGGGCGCTCGCCTGTCCGGGCGGTCGCTGCTGCGGATCGGCCCGGTCAGCCTGCTGATCCGCCGTCGCGCGGTGCTGGTGGCCGCCGTGCTGACCGTGCTGCTCCTGCTGGCCGTCGTGCTCAGCCTCTCGCTGGGCACCCCGTACGTCGCCCCGGCCGACGTGGTGCGGGCGCTCTCCGGCGCGGGCACCCCGTACGACCTCGTGGTTCTGGATCTTCGGCTGCCGCGGGTCGTGCTGGCGGCCGTGGCCGGCGCTGCCTTCGGCGTGGCCGGCACGCTTATCCAGAGCGTGGCCCGTAACCCGCTCGCCAGCCCGGACGTCATCGGCATCACCCAGGGTGCCGGCCTGGCCGCGACCGTGGCGCTGACCAGCGGAATGGCCGCGGTGCTGGTGGCGCCCACCGCGCTGGTGGGCGGACTGCTCGCGGCGGTGCTGCTGTTCGCCCTCGGTGCCCGGCACGGGCTGGCCGCACAGCGGTTCGTGCTCGCCGGGGTGGCGGTCGCGTTCGGCTTCCGGGCGCTCACCGAGGTGGTCATGCTCACCGCCGACCCGATCGACGGGCTCCGCGCGCAGATCTGGCTGATCGGCACCCTGGCCGGCAAGGGCTGGACCGAGGCCACCTGGATCGCCGGCACGCTGCTGGTGCTGCTGCCGGTGCTGGCCTGGGCCGGCTGGGCGTTGAACAGCACCGCCCTGGACGACGACACCGCCCGGGGTGTCGGGCTGCGCCCGGTGGCCCGCCGGATCGGCCTGGCCGGCACCGGTGTGCTCGTCGCCGCGATGGTCACCGCCCAGGTCGGCGCCGTCGACTTCGTGGCGCTGGTCGCCCCGCAGGTGGCCCGCCGTCTGGTCCGCGCCGAACGACCGCCGCTGGTCTGCGCGGCGCTGCTCGGCGCCCTGCTGCTGGTGCTGGCCGACCTGGCCGGCCGGCGGCTGTTCGCACCCACCCAACTCCCCGCCGGCGTACTGACCGCCGCGATCGGCGGCCCGTACCTGATCTTCCTGCTGCTGCGCGGCCGGCGGCGGTCGTCGTGA
- a CDS encoding ABC transporter ATP-binding protein — protein MLSTRDLVAGYDERTVLDGLDLDLPTDAFTVIVGPNACGKSTLLRTMARLLTPRRGTVLLDGSAIRDLPTREVARRLGVLPQSPLVPEGVTVADLVGRGRQPYQRWWRQWSSEDATAVDQAMALADVTDLADRPVDSLSGGQRQRVWIAMTLAQDTDALLLDEPTTFLDLAHQVEVLDLLHRLRAERGRTVVAVLHDLNQAARYADHLVAMRAGAVVAAGPPREILTADLVRDVFGLACVVVPCPVTGAPLVVPAYTGGTSAPTAAAVAAGGTGSSDPSVVSAPDARPAIGDAVSPLAGSHPSKGL, from the coding sequence ATGCTCTCCACTCGCGACCTGGTCGCCGGCTATGACGAGCGAACCGTGCTCGATGGGCTCGACCTCGACCTGCCCACCGACGCGTTCACCGTGATCGTCGGACCCAACGCGTGCGGCAAGTCCACCCTGCTGCGCACGATGGCCCGGCTGCTCACCCCCCGCCGGGGCACGGTGCTGCTGGACGGCAGCGCGATCCGCGACCTGCCGACCCGGGAGGTCGCCCGCCGCCTCGGCGTCCTGCCGCAGAGCCCACTGGTGCCCGAGGGCGTCACCGTGGCGGACCTGGTCGGGCGCGGCCGACAGCCCTACCAGCGGTGGTGGCGGCAGTGGTCGTCGGAGGACGCCACGGCGGTGGACCAGGCGATGGCCCTCGCCGACGTCACCGACCTGGCCGACCGGCCGGTGGACAGCCTTTCCGGCGGTCAGCGGCAGCGGGTGTGGATCGCCATGACACTCGCCCAGGACACCGATGCCCTGCTGCTGGACGAGCCGACCACCTTCCTCGACCTGGCCCACCAGGTGGAGGTGCTGGATCTCCTGCACCGGCTGCGCGCCGAGCGGGGCCGCACCGTGGTCGCCGTGCTGCACGACCTGAACCAGGCCGCCCGCTACGCCGATCACCTGGTGGCCATGCGCGCCGGTGCCGTGGTCGCGGCCGGACCGCCCCGGGAGATCCTCACCGCCGACCTGGTCCGCGACGTCTTCGGGCTGGCCTGCGTGGTCGTGCCCTGCCCGGTGACCGGCGCACCGCTGGTGGTGCCCGCGTACACCGGTGGCACCTCCGCCCCGACCGCTGCGGCTGTCGCCGCCGGCGGCACGGGCTCTTCCGATCCATCGGTCGTGTCCGCACCGGACGCCCGACCCGCCATCGGCGACGCGGTCAGCCCGCTCGCCGGCTCGCACCCCTCGAAAGGACTCTGA
- the hrpA gene encoding ATP-dependent RNA helicase HrpA: MQNPTASVASDPVRELHRRLTPLMFRDQRRLQRRLDGARKLRDPQRREAALTEITADVVRAEQRLAARQAAVPVITYPAGLPVSERKDDIAAAIRDHQVVIVAGETGSGKTTQIPKICLELGRGVHGLIGHTQPRRLAARTVADRIADELGTELGDVVGYKVRFTDQVSERSLVKLMTDGILLAELQTDRMLRQYDTLIIDEAHERSLNIDFILGYLRELLPRRPDLKVIITSATIETDRFARHFAGPPTADEPAGVPAPVVEVSGRTYPVEVRYRPLVELAEDEEDSDEEIVRDQIQAIGDAVEELAAEGPGDILVFLSGEREIRDTADALGKLVQKKRSLLGTEILPLYARLSSAEQHRVFAAHSSRRVVLATNVAETSLTVPGIKYVVDPGTARISRYSSRLKVQRLPIEPISQASANQRKGRCGRTSDGICIRLYDEQDFASRPEFTDPEILRTNLASVILQMTAIGLGDLAAFPFIDPPDKRNITDGVHLLHELGALNPTEADPAKRLTALGRRLAQLPVDPRLARMVVEGERNGCATEVLVIAAALSIQDPRERPAEKQAQADQAHARFADKESDFVAYLNLWRYLREQQRELSSSAFRRMCKAEYLNYLRIREWQDIVSQLRQVLRTPSDGDRRGGRPARDTSDGADAGRGRRGGADLPEEIDTPKVHQSLLPGLLSHIGLKDAQKHEYLGARGAKFGIFPGSALFKKPPRWVMAAELVETSRLWGRIAGRVEPEWVEPLAQHLVKRSYSEPHWEKKQAAVMAYEKVTLYGVPLVSSRKVNFGRIDPTLSRELFIRHALVEGDWQTHHQFWADNKRLLAEIEELESRARRRDILVDDETIFGFYDQRIPADVSSGRHFDSWWKKTRREQPDLLTFTRDLLVNDGRPGVDEDDYPDEWQAHGVSLPLTYRFEPGTPDDGVTVDIPLPLLNQVPAESFDWQVPGLREETVIALIRSLPKAIRRNFVPVPDYARAALAAITPGEESLLDALTRQLRRMTGVTVPRDAWEPGKLPAHLRVTFRILDDNEKPVAEGKDLPALQRQLRQEVRQVVAAAAPQVARTGLREWSIGTLPRTIEQVRAGYAVTAYPALVDEGATVGVKVFDSPAEAEASHWAGTRRLLRLTVPSPARFLQGRLDNEAKLALSRNPHGGVQELIEDAAGAAIDRLIGTAGGPAWDADGFAALREKVRADLVDTVVEVMDRVRKVLAAAYAVEQRLGATRNLAVVAALADIRNQLAGLVHAGFITETGYARLPDLLRYLTAIERRLDRLGGNPQRDRQQQDRIAVVQKEYADLLANLPPARRQETAVRQIRWMIEELRVNVFAQALGTPYPVSEQRIYRAMDDAEGR, from the coding sequence ATGCAGAATCCAACCGCCTCCGTCGCGTCCGATCCCGTTCGCGAGCTGCACCGCCGCCTCACCCCTCTGATGTTCCGCGACCAGCGCCGGCTCCAGCGGCGGCTCGACGGTGCCCGCAAGCTGCGCGACCCGCAGCGTCGGGAGGCGGCGCTGACCGAGATCACCGCCGACGTGGTCCGGGCCGAGCAGCGCCTGGCGGCCCGCCAGGCGGCGGTGCCCGTGATCACGTACCCGGCGGGTCTGCCGGTCAGTGAGCGCAAGGACGACATCGCCGCCGCCATCCGGGATCACCAGGTGGTGATCGTGGCGGGTGAGACCGGCTCCGGCAAGACCACCCAGATCCCCAAGATCTGCCTGGAGCTGGGGCGCGGCGTGCACGGCCTGATCGGGCACACCCAGCCCCGGCGGCTGGCCGCCCGCACGGTGGCCGACCGGATCGCCGACGAGCTCGGCACCGAGCTGGGCGACGTCGTCGGCTACAAGGTGCGCTTCACCGACCAGGTCAGCGAGCGCAGCCTGGTGAAGCTGATGACCGACGGCATCCTGCTGGCCGAGTTGCAGACCGACCGGATGCTGCGTCAGTACGACACGCTGATCATCGACGAGGCGCACGAGCGCAGCCTCAACATCGACTTCATCCTCGGGTACCTGCGGGAGTTGCTGCCCCGCCGACCCGACCTCAAGGTGATCATCACCTCGGCGACCATCGAGACCGACCGGTTCGCCCGGCACTTCGCCGGGCCGCCCACCGCCGACGAGCCGGCGGGCGTACCCGCGCCGGTGGTCGAGGTGTCGGGGCGCACCTACCCCGTCGAGGTGCGCTACCGGCCCCTCGTCGAGCTCGCCGAGGACGAGGAGGACAGCGACGAGGAGATCGTCCGCGACCAGATCCAGGCGATCGGCGACGCGGTCGAGGAGTTGGCCGCCGAGGGCCCCGGCGACATCCTGGTCTTCCTCAGCGGCGAGCGGGAGATCCGGGACACCGCCGACGCGCTGGGCAAGCTGGTGCAGAAGAAGCGCTCGCTGCTCGGCACCGAGATCCTGCCCCTGTACGCGCGGCTGTCCAGCGCCGAGCAGCACCGGGTCTTCGCCGCGCACTCCTCGCGCCGGGTGGTGCTCGCCACCAACGTGGCGGAGACCTCGCTGACCGTGCCCGGAATCAAGTACGTGGTGGACCCGGGCACCGCCCGCATCTCCCGCTACTCCAGCCGGCTGAAGGTGCAGCGGCTGCCGATCGAGCCGATCTCCCAGGCCTCTGCCAACCAGCGCAAGGGCCGGTGCGGCCGTACGTCGGACGGCATCTGCATCCGCCTCTACGACGAACAGGACTTCGCCTCCCGGCCCGAGTTCACCGACCCGGAGATCCTGCGGACCAACCTGGCGTCGGTCATCCTCCAGATGACCGCGATCGGGCTCGGCGACCTCGCCGCGTTCCCGTTCATCGACCCGCCGGACAAGCGCAACATCACCGACGGTGTCCACCTGCTGCACGAGCTGGGCGCGTTGAACCCGACCGAGGCCGACCCGGCGAAACGGCTCACCGCCCTCGGCCGGCGGCTGGCCCAACTGCCGGTCGACCCGCGCCTGGCCCGCATGGTGGTCGAGGGCGAGCGCAACGGCTGCGCCACCGAGGTGCTGGTGATCGCCGCCGCGCTCTCCATCCAGGACCCACGGGAGCGGCCGGCGGAGAAGCAGGCCCAGGCCGACCAGGCGCACGCCCGGTTCGCCGACAAGGAGTCGGACTTCGTCGCCTACCTCAACCTGTGGCGTTACCTGCGCGAGCAGCAGCGCGAGCTGTCCTCCAGCGCGTTCCGCCGGATGTGCAAGGCGGAGTACCTGAACTACCTGCGGATCCGCGAGTGGCAGGACATCGTCAGCCAACTGCGCCAGGTGCTGCGTACCCCGTCCGACGGCGACCGGCGTGGTGGGCGACCGGCGCGCGACACCTCCGACGGCGCGGACGCCGGCCGGGGCCGCCGTGGTGGCGCGGACCTCCCGGAGGAGATCGACACCCCGAAGGTGCACCAGTCGCTGCTGCCCGGCCTGCTGTCGCACATCGGCCTCAAGGACGCCCAGAAACACGAGTACCTGGGGGCCCGGGGCGCGAAGTTCGGGATCTTCCCCGGATCGGCGTTGTTCAAGAAGCCGCCGCGCTGGGTGATGGCCGCCGAACTGGTGGAGACCTCCCGGTTGTGGGGCCGCATCGCCGGCCGGGTCGAGCCGGAGTGGGTCGAGCCCCTCGCCCAGCACCTGGTCAAGCGCAGCTACAGCGAACCGCACTGGGAGAAGAAGCAGGCCGCGGTGATGGCCTACGAGAAGGTCACCCTGTACGGCGTCCCGCTGGTCAGCTCCCGCAAGGTCAACTTCGGGCGGATCGACCCGACGCTGAGCCGGGAGTTGTTCATCCGGCACGCCCTCGTCGAGGGCGACTGGCAGACGCACCACCAGTTCTGGGCGGACAACAAGCGGCTGCTCGCCGAGATCGAGGAGTTGGAGAGCCGGGCCCGCCGCCGGGACATCCTGGTCGACGACGAGACCATCTTCGGCTTCTACGACCAGCGGATCCCGGCCGACGTGTCCTCCGGACGGCACTTCGACAGCTGGTGGAAGAAGACCCGGCGCGAGCAACCCGACCTGCTCACCTTCACCCGCGACCTGCTGGTCAACGACGGCCGACCGGGGGTGGACGAGGACGACTACCCGGACGAGTGGCAGGCCCACGGGGTGAGCCTGCCGTTGACCTACCGGTTCGAGCCGGGCACACCGGACGACGGCGTCACCGTGGACATCCCGTTGCCGCTGCTCAACCAGGTGCCGGCGGAGAGCTTCGACTGGCAGGTGCCGGGGCTGCGCGAGGAGACGGTGATCGCGCTGATCCGCTCGCTGCCCAAGGCGATCCGCCGCAACTTCGTCCCGGTGCCCGACTACGCCCGGGCCGCCCTGGCGGCGATCACTCCCGGCGAGGAGTCGCTGCTGGACGCGCTCACCCGGCAGCTGCGCCGGATGACCGGGGTGACCGTGCCCCGCGACGCCTGGGAGCCGGGCAAGCTCCCGGCGCACCTGCGGGTGACGTTCCGGATCCTCGACGACAACGAGAAACCGGTCGCCGAGGGCAAGGACCTGCCGGCCCTGCAACGTCAGCTCCGCCAGGAGGTACGCCAGGTGGTGGCGGCCGCCGCTCCCCAGGTGGCCCGCACCGGGCTGCGCGAGTGGAGCATCGGCACGCTGCCCCGGACCATCGAGCAGGTCCGTGCCGGCTACGCGGTGACCGCGTACCCGGCGCTGGTCGACGAGGGCGCCACGGTCGGGGTGAAGGTGTTCGACTCCCCCGCCGAGGCGGAGGCGTCGCACTGGGCCGGCACCCGTCGGCTGCTGCGGCTCACCGTTCCGTCCCCGGCGCGGTTCCTGCAGGGGCGGCTGGACAACGAGGCGAAGTTGGCGCTGAGCCGCAACCCGCACGGCGGCGTCCAGGAGTTGATCGAGGACGCGGCGGGCGCGGCCATCGACCGGCTGATCGGCACGGCCGGTGGGCCGGCGTGGGACGCCGACGGCTTCGCGGCGCTGCGCGAGAAGGTCCGCGCCGACCTGGTCGACACCGTGGTCGAGGTGATGGACCGGGTCCGCAAGGTCCTCGCCGCCGCGTACGCCGTGGAGCAGCGGCTCGGCGCGACCCGCAACCTCGCCGTGGTGGCGGCGCTGGCCGACATCCGCAACCAGCTCGCCGGGCTGGTGCACGCCGGTTTCATCACCGAGACCGGGTACGCGCGCCTGCCCGACCTGCTGCGCTACCTGACCGCCATCGAGCGTCGACTGGACCGCCTCGGCGGCAACCCCCAGCGGGACCGCCAGCAGCAGGACCGGATCGCGGTGGTGCAGAAGGAGTACGCCGACCTGCTCGCCAACCTGCCGCCGGCCCGCCGCCAGGAGACGGCCGTCCGGCAGATCCGCTGGATGATCGAGGAGCTGCGGGTGAACGTCTTCGCCCAGGCGCTGGGCACCCCGTACCCCGTGTCTGAGCAGCGGATCTACCGCGCGATGGACGACGCCGAGGGCCGCTGA